In a genomic window of Candidatus Zixiibacteriota bacterium:
- a CDS encoding DEAD/DEAH box helicase family protein — protein MDNIEKEWLSIEEAGAYLNLGKTVIYELAREGRIPASKIGKKWTFEKKQLDEWLRSNQPVESFFVSLDANIDSNLNLREPQIEGYISTYEFFQEGQSKAIIQIPVGCGKSGLASILPIGLARGRVLVIAPNLTIKNTLYESMDITNRRKCFWRKVKVLSNSQMSSGPLVCTLESGNISVAEKAHIIITNIQQLATNGDKWLAQFPDRFFDMIIIDEAHHSAASSWKKVLDKFPDSKVVHLTATPFRSDRQEIDGKLVYRYSFRSATLKGYIKRLKASYIAPKEIEISFSDDENRIYTLEEVLELKEEEWFSRNVALAKPCNQHIVDNSLAKLEDLRITGTRHQLIAVACSINHAKEIRSLYIERGYNAEVIHSKLTTDEKDDIMRNLYNGTLDCIIQVQMLGEGFDHPKLSVAAIFRPFRTLAPYIQFVGRIMRVVVQNRPSHPDNNGHIVTHLGMNLDQRLKEFKQFENDDQAFWEKVISGAEPEVPKSVREGSARLSADESDVVISGEIVDALWEEDFADMDEKYIIEDLREKLKSLGLDPSIAEEIIKQAKGKTISQRNASEAFPILPQKEWETLKHQVYEQGKRLAKILLNNIMLEMTGVEIPYKYTTLKIMGPNNFVSAVMMVNNEINKRLGKERAECSSEDFRSVLDPKVLDEILKILVRRVHKARSDYEQRET, from the coding sequence ATGGATAATATTGAAAAAGAATGGCTTTCTATAGAGGAAGCAGGAGCGTACTTAAATCTGGGGAAAACCGTCATTTACGAATTAGCGCGCGAGGGACGAATTCCCGCTAGCAAAATAGGAAAAAAATGGACATTCGAAAAAAAACAGCTAGACGAGTGGCTTAGATCGAATCAGCCAGTTGAATCATTTTTCGTTTCTTTAGATGCAAACATTGACTCTAATTTAAATTTACGCGAACCGCAAATTGAGGGCTACATTTCCACATATGAGTTTTTTCAAGAGGGCCAATCCAAAGCAATTATTCAAATTCCTGTGGGTTGTGGTAAATCTGGTTTAGCTTCAATATTACCAATTGGATTAGCCAGAGGTAGAGTTCTGGTCATTGCACCAAATCTTACAATAAAAAACACCCTATACGAGTCAATGGACATTACCAATAGGCGAAAATGTTTTTGGCGCAAGGTTAAAGTCTTGTCTAATTCTCAAATGTCCTCTGGACCCTTAGTCTGTACCTTAGAGTCCGGCAATATATCGGTGGCTGAAAAAGCACATATCATAATAACCAATATCCAACAGCTAGCAACTAACGGCGATAAATGGTTAGCTCAATTCCCTGATCGCTTCTTCGACATGATAATTATTGATGAGGCGCATCATAGTGCGGCTTCCAGTTGGAAAAAAGTTCTTGACAAATTCCCCGACTCTAAGGTAGTACATTTAACTGCGACGCCATTTCGTAGCGACCGTCAGGAAATAGATGGCAAATTAGTGTATCGTTACTCATTCAGAAGCGCAACACTAAAGGGATACATAAAACGACTAAAGGCAAGTTATATAGCACCCAAAGAAATTGAAATATCTTTTTCAGATGACGAAAATAGAATATATACACTTGAGGAAGTACTTGAGTTAAAAGAGGAGGAATGGTTTAGTCGAAATGTCGCACTTGCGAAACCATGCAACCAACACATTGTTGACAATAGTCTTGCCAAGTTGGAAGACCTGCGGATAACAGGTACTAGACATCAACTTATTGCTGTAGCATGTTCTATAAACCATGCCAAGGAAATCCGTTCTTTGTATATCGAACGTGGCTACAATGCCGAAGTTATTCATAGCAAACTTACTACTGACGAAAAAGATGATATTATGAGAAACCTCTATAATGGCACTCTTGACTGCATTATTCAGGTACAAATGCTTGGCGAGGGTTTTGATCATCCTAAACTAAGTGTTGCAGCTATTTTTCGCCCATTTCGCACCTTGGCACCTTATATCCAATTCGTAGGTCGAATTATGCGTGTAGTTGTACAAAACCGCCCATCGCATCCTGACAACAATGGTCACATTGTTACACACCTTGGCATGAACTTGGATCAACGCCTTAAAGAATTCAAGCAGTTTGAAAATGATGATCAAGCTTTCTGGGAGAAAGTTATCAGCGGTGCAGAACCTGAGGTACCCAAAAGTGTGCGGGAAGGTTCGGCAAGACTGTCTGCAGATGAAAGCGATGTTGTAATTAGTGGCGAGATCGTCGATGCACTATGGGAAGAGGATTTTGCCGATATGGATGAAAAGTATATCATAGAAGATTTACGTGAAAAGCTTAAGTCTTTAGGATTGGATCCTTCAATAGCGGAAGAAATTATAAAGCAGGCCAAAGGCAAGACAATTTCCCAGCGGAATGCTTCTGAAGCGTTTCCAATATTACCCCAAAAGGAATGGGAAACACTGAAACATCAAGTTTATGAACAGGGTAAACGCCTTGCCAAGATTCTCTTGAATAATATAATGCTTGAAATGACAGGCGTTGAGATTCCCTACAAATACACTACCTTAAAGATAATGGGGCCAAATAACTTCGTTTCTGCGGTCATGATGGTGAATAATGAGATAAACAAACGTTTGGGCAAAGAGCGGGCGGAGTGTAGTTCTGAGGATTTTAGATCAGTACTTGACCCAAAGGTTCTAGATGAAATACTTAAGATTCTGGTTAGAAGAGTTCATAAAGCAAGGAGTGATTATGAGCAAAGGGAAACCTAA